One window of Camelina sativa cultivar DH55 chromosome 4, Cs, whole genome shotgun sequence genomic DNA carries:
- the LOC104783075 gene encoding methionine aminopeptidase 1A isoform X1, giving the protein MAGESDASTIATLSCARCEKPAHLQCPKCIDLKLPREEASFCTQECFKAAWSSHKSVHVKAQLSSLVKSLPGDQNSDLISQGWLYCVKKGQARTPKLPHFDWTGPLKQYPISTKRVVPAGIDKPDWAIDGTPKIEPNSDLQHVVEIKTPEQIQRLRETCKIAREVLDAAARVIRPGVTTDEIDRVVHEATIAAGGYPSPLNYYFFPKSCCTSVNEVICHGIPDARKLEDGDIVNVDVTVYYKGCHGDLNDTYFVGNVDEASRQLVKCTYECLEKAIAIVKPGVRFREIGEIVNRHATMSGLSVVRSYCGHGIGDLFHCAPNIPHYARNKAVGVMKAGQTFTIEPMINAGGWRDRTWPDGWTAVTADGKRSAQFEHTLLVTETGVEVLTARLPSSPDVYPWLT; this is encoded by the exons ATGGCCGGTGAATCAGATGCATCGACCATTGCGACTCTTTCCTGTGCTCGCTGCGAGAAGCCTGCCCATCTTCA GTGTCCCAAATGCATAGACTTGAAGCTTCCTCGTGAAGAAGCCTCTTTCTG CACTCAAGAAtgtttcaaggcagcttggagCTCGCACAAATCAGTACATGTGAAAGCTCAGCTGTCTTCACTTGTCAAATCCCTTCCCGGTGATCAGAACTCTGATCTTATTTCTCAAGGTTGGCTCTATTGCGTGAAGAAAGGCCAGGCTAGAACACCTAAGCTTCCTCACTTTGATTGGACTGG GCCCCTAAAGCAATATCCTATATCTACCAAGCGTGTTGTGCCTGCTGGGATTGATAAGCCTGACTGGGCAATTGAT GGGACTCCTAAAATTGAGCCGAATAGTGATCTACAACATGTTGTTGAG ATAAAAACGCCCGAACAAATCCAGAGATTGCGTGAAACCTGTAAA ATTGCCAGAGAGGTCTTGGATGCAGCCGCTAGGGTGATTCGCCCCGGTGTGACTACTGATGAGATTGATCGAGTAGTTCATGAAGCAACTATTGCAGCAG GAGGATATCCATCGCCCCTCAACTACTATTTCTTTCCCAAATCTTGCTGCAC ATCTGTTAATGAAGTAATTTGTCATGGAATTCCTGATGCGAG GAAACTTGAAGATGGTGATATAGTAAATGTTGATGTAACAGTCTACTATAAAGGTTGCCATG GTGACCTTAATGACACATACTTCGTTGGAAACGTTGACGAAGCATCACGTCAACTGGTTAAGTGCACATATGAGTGCCTGGAGAAAGCCATAGCAATTG TTAAACCTGGAGTAAGATTTCGTGAAATCGGAGAGATTGTCAACCGCCATGCTACAATGTCTGGGTTATCAGTG GTGAGATCCTATTGTGGTCATGGTATTGGAGATCTCTTCCATTGTGCCCCAAACATTCCTCACTATGCAA GAAACAAAGCAGTTGGAGTGATGAAAGCAGGTCAGACTTTCACAATCGAGCCAATGATCAACGcag GGGGATGGCGGGATCGAACATGGCCTGATGGATGGACTGCAGTTACTGCAGATGGAAAACGCAGCGCTCAGTTTGAGCATACCCTCTTGGTAACGGAGACAGGTGTTGAGGTTTTAACGGCGAGGCTTCCTTCATCGCCGGATGTATACCCTTGGCTTACCTAG
- the LOC104783076 gene encoding IRK-interacting protein-like, whose amino-acid sequence MLPSGLKETQLRESNNNQKVHPQPMEESINQNPEAMEALISNLFGNISSLKSAYIELQSAHTPYDPEKIQAADKVVISELKNLSELKHFYRENNPKPVCVSPQDSRLAAEIQEQQSLLKTYEVMVKKFQSEIQNKDSEITQMLQKIEEANQKRLKLEKNLKLRGMSTNEGSGGDNGNLQFPDLTTELFISTYETAAKAVHDFSKPLINMMKAAGWDLDSAANSIEPDVAYAKRPHKKYAFESYICQRMFSGFQQKNFSVNSESTTVMADDDTDTFFRQFLALKDMDPLDALGTNPDSNFGIFCRSKYLILVHPKMEASFFGNLDQRDYVTGGGHPRTAFYQAFLKLAKSIWILHRLAYSFDPAAKIFQVKKGSEFSDSYMESVVKNIVVDEKEENPRVGLMVMPGFWIGGSVIQSRVYVSGVKVLE is encoded by the coding sequence ATGCTACCAAGTGGGTTGAAAGAAACCCAACTCCGTGAgagcaacaacaaccaaaaggtCCATCCTCAACCAATGGAAGAGTCTATCAATCAGAAtccagaagctatggaagcaCTTATTTCCAATCTCTTTGGAAACATTTCCTCTTTGAAATCTGCTTATATCGAGCTTCAAAGTGCTCATACCCCTTACGATCCTGAGAAGATTCAGGCAGCTGATAAAGTTGTCATTTCTGAACTCAAGAATCTTTCCGAACTGAAGCATTTTTACAGAGAGAATAACCCCAAACCTGTTTGTGTCTCTCCACAAGACTCTCGTTTAGCTGCAGAGATTCAAGAACAGCAGAGTCTCTTGAAGACTTATGAGGTTATGGTGAAGAAGTTTCAGTCTGAGATACAGAACAAGGATTCTGAGATCACTCAGATGCTGcagaagattgaagaagctaaccaGAAACGACTTAAGCTTGAGAAGAATCTCAAGTTAAGGGGTATGTCTACAAACGAAGGTTCTGGTGGAGATAATGGGAATTTGCAATTTCCTGACTTAACCACTGAACTCTTCATATCTACTTACGAAACTGCTGCCAAAGCTGTTCACGATTTCTCCAAGCCGCTGATCAACATGATGAAAGCTGCTGGATGGGATCTTGATTCTGCAGCCAATTCCATTGAACCTGATGTTGCTTACGCCAAGAGGCCTCACAAGAAATATGCATTTGAATCATACATTTGCCAAAGGATGTTCAGTGGGTTTCAGCAGAAGAATTTCTCAGTTAACTCAGAGAGTACGACGGTTATGGCTGATGACGACACTGACACCTTCTTCCGCCAATTTCTTGCTCTGAAGGACATGGATCCACTAGATGCTCTAGGGACTAACCCTGATTCCAACTTTGGTATATTCTGTAGGAGCAAGTATCTCATCTTGGTCCACCCAAAGATGGAAGCTTCTTTCTTTGGAAATCTAGACCAGCGTGACTACGTGACAGGAGGTGGGCACCCGAGGACCGCGTTTTACCAGGCCTTTTTAAAACTTGCAAAGTCGATATGGATCTTGCACAGGCTTGCGTACTCGTTTGATCCAGCTGCAAAGATCTTCCAAGTGAAGAAGGGTAGTGAGTTCTCTGATTCATACATGGAGAGTGTTGTGAAGAACATAGTTGtggatgaaaaagaagagaacccAAGAGTTGGTTTAATGGTTATGCCTGGGTTTTGGATTGGTGGCAGTGTGATTCAAAGCCGAGTTTATGTTTCAGGTGTGAAGGTCCTTGAGTGA
- the LOC104783075 gene encoding methionine aminopeptidase 1A isoform X2: protein MAGESDASTIATLSCARCEKPAHLQCPKCIDLKLPREEASFCTQECFKAAWSSHKSVHVKAQLSSLVKSLPGDQNSDLISQGWLYCVKKGQARTPKLPHFDWTGPLKQYPISTKRVVPAGIDKPDWAIDGTPKIEPNSDLQHVVEIKTPEQIQRLRETCKIAREVLDAAARVIRPGVTTDEIDRVVHEATIAAGGYPSPLNYYFFPKSCCTSVNEVICHGIPDARKLEDGDIVNVDVTVYYKGCHGDLNDTYFVGNVDEASRQLVKCTYECLEKAIAIVKPGVRFREIGEIVNRHATMSGLSVVRSYCGHGIGDLFHCAPNIPHYARNKAVGVMKAGQTFTIEPMINAGGWRDRTWPDGWTAVTADGKRSAQFEHTLLVTETGVEVLTARLPSSPDVYPWLT from the exons ATGGCCGGTGAATCAGATGCATCGACCATTGCGACTCTTTCCTGTGCTCGCTGCGAGAAGCCTGCCCATCTTCA GTGTCCCAAATGCATAGACTTGAAGCTTCCTCGTGAAGAAGCCTCTTTCTG CACTCAAGAAtgtttcaaggcagcttggagCTCGCACAAATCAGTACATGTGAAAGCTCAGCTGTCTTCACTTGTCAAATCCCTTCCCGGTGATCAGAACTCTGATCTTATTTCTCAAGGTTGGCTCTATTGCGTGAAGAAAGGCCAGGCTAGAACACCTAAGCTTCCTCACTTTGATTGGACTGG GCCCCTAAAGCAATATCCTATATCTACCAAGCGTGTTGTGCCTGCTGGGATTGATAAGCCTGACTGGGCAATTGAT GGGACTCCTAAAATTGAGCCGAATAGTGATCTACAACATGTTGTTGAG ATAAAAACGCCCGAACAAATCCAGAGATTGCGTGAAACCTGTAAA ATTGCCAGAGAGGTCTTGGATGCAGCCGCTAGGGTGATTCGCCCCGGTGTGACTACTGATGAGATTGATCGAGTAGTTCATGAAGCAACTATTGCAGCAG GAGGATATCCATCGCCCCTCAACTACTATTTCTTTCCCAAATCTTGCTGCAC ATCTGTTAATGAAGTAATTTGTCATGGAATTCCTGATGCGAG GAAACTTGAAGATGGTGATATAGTAAATGTTGATGTAACAGTCTACTATAAAGGTTGCCATG GTGACCTTAATGACACATACTTCGTTGGAAACGTTGACGAAGCATCACGTCAACTGGTTAAGTGCACATATGAGTGCCTGGAGAAAGCCATAGCAATTG TTAAACCTGGAGTAAGATTTCGTGAAATCGGAGAGATTGTCAACCGCCATGCTACAATGTCTGGGTTATCAGTG GTGAGATCCTATTGTGGTCATGGTATTGGAGATCTCTTCCATTGTGCCCCAAACATTCCTCACTATGCAA GAAACAAAGCAGTTGGAGTGATGAAAGCAGGTCAGACTTTCACAATCGAGCCAATGATCAACGcag GGGGATGGCGGGATCGAAC ATGGCCTGATGGATGGACTGCAGTTACTGCAGATGGAAAACGCAGCGCTCAGTTTGAGCATACCCTCTTGGTAACGGAGACAGGTGTTGAGGTTTTAACGGCGAGGCTTCCTTCATCGCCGGATGTATACCCTTGGCTTACCTAG